One genomic segment of Hordeum vulgare subsp. vulgare chromosome 2H, MorexV3_pseudomolecules_assembly, whole genome shotgun sequence includes these proteins:
- the LOC123430109 gene encoding zinc finger A20 and AN1 domain-containing stress-associated protein 7-like encodes MEARQQAGGAALCANGCGFYGGVSTSDLCSRCYKKQQLLDVAAFDDAVMSGLGSLTITLRKAGGEPKEETASTTTKKKRCSACQRKVGLLGFACRCGATYCGAHRHADAHDCFFDYKATGREQIARQNPLVVAPKMARI; translated from the coding sequence ATGGAGGCGAGGCAGCAGGCAGGCGGCGCGGCCCTGTGCGCCAACGGCTGTGGGTTTTACGGCGGCGTCTCGACCAGCGACCTCTGCTCCAGATGCTACAAGAAGCAGCAGCTGCTCGACGTCGCGGCCTTCGATGACGCCGTCATGTCCGGCCTCGGCTCGCTGACCATCACGTTGAGGAAGGCTGGAGGCGAGCCCAAGGAGGAGACGgcgtcgacgacgacgaagaagaagcgaTGCAGCGCGTGCCAGAGGAAGGTGGGGCTGCTGGGGTTCGCGTGCCGGTGCGGGGCCACCTACTGCGGCGCGCACCGCCATGCCGACGCGCACGACTGCTTCTTCGACTACAAGGCAACCGGCCGCGAGCAGATCGCGCGCCAGAACCCGCTCGTCGTTGCGCCCAAGATGGCAAGGATCTGA